In Candidatus Krumholzibacteriia bacterium, one genomic interval encodes:
- a CDS encoding sigma-54 dependent transcriptional regulator has product MIRVLIVDDVRNLADQYAYDLKRMGGFETRVATSGKEALDLIAWDPVDCVILDLEMPGIDGFEVLRTMDREGHGIPVIVYTGTGNYDRCVQAVRLGAAGFIDKSEPMARVVHEVETALERARLREEVKSLRGDADTALIGTSAPARALAQHIARVAAIPSTVLIVGESGTGKEVVARELHRLGPHPEGPFVAVNSAALPDNLVESELFGHERGAFTGANRTHRGAFERASGGTLFLDEIGELPAAVQAKLLRVLEQNEITRVGGEQSIKVAARVIAATHRDLEADVDAGRFRRDLFFRINVHLLPVPPLADRRSDIPELANHFLTATCASFKTRRKHLDREALEALMAYDWHRNNVRELRNAVERMVLATDGAVITLADVPADIRPPTDAASPPSGATSFRDRKLEAERQIVVGALEAAEWNVTRAAADLGLADHASLQKIMRRLGIRRPR; this is encoded by the coding sequence ATGATCCGCGTGCTCATCGTGGACGACGTCAGGAACCTGGCCGACCAGTACGCCTATGACCTCAAGCGCATGGGCGGCTTCGAGACGCGCGTGGCCACATCGGGCAAGGAGGCGCTGGATCTCATCGCCTGGGATCCGGTGGACTGCGTGATCCTGGACCTGGAGATGCCTGGCATCGACGGGTTCGAGGTGCTGCGCACCATGGACCGCGAGGGCCATGGTATCCCCGTGATCGTATACACCGGCACCGGCAACTACGACCGCTGCGTGCAGGCGGTTCGCTTGGGTGCCGCCGGCTTCATCGACAAGTCGGAACCCATGGCGCGGGTGGTGCATGAGGTGGAGACGGCGCTGGAGCGCGCACGGCTGCGCGAAGAAGTAAAGAGCCTGCGCGGCGACGCCGACACGGCCCTCATCGGCACCAGCGCACCGGCGCGGGCACTGGCGCAGCATATTGCGCGCGTGGCTGCCATTCCCAGCACGGTGCTGATCGTGGGCGAGAGCGGCACCGGCAAGGAAGTGGTGGCGCGCGAGCTGCACCGCCTGGGACCGCACCCGGAGGGGCCGTTCGTGGCGGTGAACAGCGCCGCACTCCCCGACAACCTGGTGGAGAGCGAGCTGTTCGGGCACGAACGCGGCGCGTTCACCGGCGCCAATCGCACCCACCGCGGCGCCTTCGAGCGCGCGTCGGGCGGAACGCTGTTCCTGGATGAAATCGGCGAGTTGCCGGCAGCGGTGCAGGCCAAACTGTTGCGCGTGCTGGAGCAGAACGAGATTACGCGCGTGGGTGGTGAGCAGAGCATCAAGGTGGCCGCGCGGGTCATCGCGGCCACGCACCGCGATCTCGAGGCGGACGTGGACGCAGGGCGCTTCCGGCGCGATCTGTTCTTTCGCATCAACGTGCACCTGCTGCCCGTTCCGCCGCTCGCCGACCGGCGCTCCGACATTCCGGAACTCGCCAACCATTTTCTCACCGCGACCTGTGCCAGCTTCAAGACCCGGCGCAAGCACCTCGATCGGGAGGCGCTCGAAGCGCTCATGGCGTACGACTGGCACCGCAACAACGTGCGCGAATTGCGCAATGCCGTGGAGCGCATGGTGCTGGCAACCGACGGCGCGGTGATCACCCTCGCGGACGTGCCCGCCGACATCCGGCCGCCAACCGATGCCGCGAGCCCGCCGTCGGGTGCCACCAGTTTCCGCGACCGGAAGCTCGAGGCCGAGCGGCAGATCGTGGTGGGTGCGCTGGAGGCGGCGGAATGGAACGTCACCCGCGCTGCCGCCGACCTGGGCCTGGCCGACCACGCCAGCCTGCAGAAGATCATGCGCCGTCTGGGCATCCGGCGGCCGCGCTAG